Genomic DNA from Planktomarina temperata RCA23:
TGACCGGCGGCTATGGCCGGGGCGCCGATATTTTGCACGACTGCACCATCGCGGTGAACCCCGGTGAGATTGCCGTGATCGTCGGCCCCAATGGCGCCGGCAAATCCACTGCGATGAAGGCCGTTTTCGGCATGCTCAACATTCACAAGGGCTCTGTGCGCTTGGATGGTGAGGACATCACCCATCTTTCGCCGCAGGACCGCGTGGCCAAAGGCATGGCCTTTGTGCCGCAAACCTCAAATATCTTCACCTCCCTGACCGTTGAAGAAAATCTAGAAATGGGCGCCTTCCTGCGCCGCTATGATATCCGCGTGACGATGGAGCAGATTTTTGATCTCTTTCCCATTCTGCGCGACAAACGCAAACAGGCGGCCGGCGAGCTGTCCGGCGGGCAACGCCAGCAGGTGGCAGTTGGCCGGGCCTTGATGACGCAGCCTAAGGTTTTGATGCTTGATGAGCCCACGGCTGGCGTTTCGCCTATTGTGATGGATGAGCTCTTTGACCGGATCATCGAGGTTGCCCGCACGGGCATCTCGATCTTAATGGTTGAGCAAAACGCCCGGCAAGCGTTGGAGATCGCCGATCGCGGCTATGTGCTGGTGCAAGGCGCAAATCGATTCACCGACACAGGCGCGGCGCTTTTGGCCAATGCAGATGTGCGCAAATCTTTCTTGGGGGGTTAGGCGATGATTGATCTTTTGAATGCAGTGGTCGTGCTGTCCAATTATGTCCTGATCCCTGCCCTCGCCTATGGGAGCCAATTGGCCCTTGGCGCGCTTGGTGTGACGTTGATTTATGGCATCTTGCGGTTTTCCAACTTTGCCCATGGGGACACGATGGCCTTTGGCGCTATGGTGACCATTCTGGTGACCTGGCTGTTTCAAGGCTGGGGCATCTCGCTTGGCCCGCTGCCGACGGCGCTTTTGGCCATTCCCTTTGGTATTGCCGCCACGGCCGCCCTATTGCTGACCACTGACCGGCTGGTCTATCGGTTTTACCGGCAACAAAAAGCCGCGCCGGTCATATTGGTCATCGTTTCCATGGGGGTGATGTTTGTAATGAACGGCTTGGTGCGCTTTATCATTGGGCCAAATGATCAAAGGTTTTCCGATGGTGAGAGATTCATCATATCTGCGCGGGAGTTCAAAAAACTCACAGGGCTTTCAGAGGGTTTGGCTTTTAAGACCACCCAGGGCATTACCATTGTCACAGCCGTAATTGTGGTCGTCGCATTGTTTTGGTTTCTCAACCGCACCCGCACGGGGAAATCCATGCGCGCGTTTTCGGACAATGAGGATCTGGCGCTGCTCTCGGGCATCAACCCCGACCGGGTGGTGATGGTAACTTGGCTCATCGTTGCGGGTCTGGCCGCAACCGCCGGGGCGCTATATGGATTAGATAAATCCTTCAAGCCATTCATTTACCTGCAACTTCTATTGCCCATCTTTGCCGCGGCGGTGGTGGGCGGCTTGGGAAATCCGTTGGGAGCCATTGCCGGGGGCTTTGTTATTGCGTTCTCAGAGGTTCTCATCACCTACCCGCTCAAAAAGGTTCTCGGCTACCTTCTGCCGGATCGTTTCGAGCCCGATACATTGGTCCAGCTCCTTTCGACGGATTATAAATTCGCTGTGAGTTTCACGATACTGATTATCGTATTGCTGTTCCGCCCGACCGGATTGTTTAAGGGGAAATCCGTATGACCATTAATTACAAGAACATCGGTCTGTTTTTTCTGGTGGCCTGCCTCATTTTGGGCACGGGCTTTGTTCAAAGCTGGAACACAGCGCTTTTCATCCTCAATATGGGATTGGTTTCAGCGATCATGGCGCTGGGGGTCAACCTACAATGGGGGTTTGCCGGTTTGTTTAACGTCGGCATTATGGGATTTGTGGCGCTGGGCGGCCTCGCAGCTGTTTTAATCTCGATGCCCCCAACAACTGAGGCCTGGGCCGCGGGCGGGCTTCGAGTCATTCTGGGCATAGTCCTGGGCGCCGCCACGGTGACCACTGCAATCCTAGTGCAACTGCGCATGGCCGCAGGCCCGGCAAGAACCCTTACCACCATAGCCATTTTAATCGGTGGATTCTTTCTCTATCGCGCGGTCTTTGATGGCGGCGTGGCGGCTGTGGAAGCCGTTGATGCAGCCGGCACCGGCTATCTCGGTGGATTGAACTTTGGCGGCGCTAGCTACAAAGACTGGGGCTTTATGACATTGATCTCCTGGCCCGTAGGTGGGCTTTTGGCGGCTGGTGTCGCCTGGCTCATTGGCAAAACCGCTCTGGGTCTGCGTTCCGATTATCTCGCCATTGCCACGCTTGGGATTTCAGAAATCATCATTGCAGTGATGAAAAACGAAGATTGGCTGTCGCGCGGTGTGAAGAACGTGATCGGCCTGCCCCGCCCGGTGCCCTATGAAATTGAGCTGCAAGAAAGTGCCGGGTTTATTGAACACACCACTGCGCTTGGGCTTGATCCGGTCACCTCCTCTTCGATTGTTGTAAAGCTGGGATACGCCGGTTTGTTTTCGATTGTTTTGGTCATTGTCCTCATTTTGGCACAACTGGCCCTCGCCAGCCCATGGGGCCGCATGATGCGGGCGATTAGAGACAATGAGGAAGCCGCTGAAGCGATGGGAAAAAATGTCACAGCGCGGCATTTGCAAATTTTCATCCTTGGCTCGGCCATTTGCGGCGTGGCCGGCGCCATGATGACCACGCTCGACAGCCAGTTGACCCCATCCTCCTACCAGCCGCTGCGCTTCACCTTTTTGGTGTGGGTGATGGTCATTGTAGGCGGTTCAGGCAATAATTTCGGGTCAGTCTTAGGGGGATTTTTGATCTTTTTCCTTTGGGTCCAAGTCGAACCAATGGGGGCGATCTTGATGCAGATCCTGACCTCGGGCATGGCGGAAGACAATGTTTTGCGGCTGCATTTGCTGGACTCAGTGGCCCATATGCGCCTTTTGACCATGGGGTTAATATTGATCTTGGTACTCAGATTTGCGCCGAAAGGCTTGATCCCTGAAAAGTAGCTCTTTCCTTTCGCCGCGCCGCAGTATAGGCGGCGCGGTGAGCAAGGAAGAGGCACCCAATGGACCTTCGTAATATCGCGATCATCGCACACGTTGACCACGGCAAAACCACTTTGGTGGATGAGCTGTTAAAGCAATCCGGCACCTACCGGGAAAATCAAGCCACGACCGAACGGGCCATGGACAGCAATGACTTGGAACGAGAGCGGGGCATCACCATCCTGGCCAAGGCGACTTCGGTCGAATGGCAGGGCACGCGGATCAATATCGTTGACACGCCAGGTCACGCGGATTTCGGCGGCGAGGTGGAACGCATCCTGTCTATGGTGGACGGCGTCGTCTTGTTGGTGGACGCGGCAGAAGGCCCAATGCCTCAGACCAAATTTGTCACCTCCAAAGCGCTGGCGCTTGGCCTGAACCCGATTGTGGTGGTCAATAAAGTGGACAAGCCCGATGGTGAACCTGACCGCGCCCTAGATGAGTGTTTTGATCTCTTTGCGTCACTGGATGCCAATGAGCAGCAATTGGACTTCCCGGTTCTCTATGCCTCTGGTCGAGCTGGCTGGGCAGATGAGGAGCTGGACGGGCCGCGTAAGGATCTTTCCGCTTTGTTCGAGTTGATCGTGCGCCACGTGAAATCCCCCAAACAGGCAGAAAAAGCCCATGAGCCCTTTTCCATGCTGGCGACGACGCTTGGAGCGGATCCATTCATTGGCCGCATTCTGACCGGGCGGGTCGAAACGGGCCGCCTCAAAGCTGGGGACTCCGTGAAGGCCCTATCTCGGGATGGCAGCAAGATTGAGCAGTTCCGCTGCACAAAAATTCTCGCATTCCGCGGCCTATCGCAGACCGCGATTGATGAGGCCGTGGCGGGCGATATCGTGTCGCTGGCTGGCATGACCAAAGCCACCGTTGCAGACACCATCTGCGCACCTGAAATCAACGAGGCCCTGCCCTCCTTGCCGATTGATCCCCCCACCATATCGGTGACCTTTGGGATCAATGACAGCCCCCTGGCCGGCCGTGACGGTAAAAAAGTGCAAAGCCGGGTGATCCGCAAGCGTTTGATGGAAGAAGCGGAAACCAATGTGGCGATCCGTGTGACAGATACGCCGAGCGGCGAGGCCTTTGAGGTCGCCGGCCGCGGCGAGTTGCAAATGGGTGTACTGATCGAGAACATGCGCCGTGAAGGTTTTGAGCTGTCTATCAGCCGCCCGCGGGTTTTGTTCAAAGAAGAGGATGGCCAGCGCCTAGAGCCCATCGAAGAAGTGACCGTCGATGTGGATGAAGAATATTCTGGTGTTGTGATTGAAAAGCTGACCGGCTTTCGTAAGGGTGACTTGGCAGAGATGAAATCCGCAGGGGCCGGCAAGACGCGCATCATCGCGCATGTGCCGTCGCGCGGCCTGATCGGCTATCAAGGCGAATTCATGACCGACACCCGCGGCACGGGCGTTTTGAACCGCGTATTTCACACCTGGGCGCCGCACAAAGGCGCAATCCCAGGCCGTCGCGCTGGCGTATTGATCTCCATGGAGAATGGGGTCTCTGTGCCCTATGCGATCTTTAACCTTGAAGACCGCGGTAAATTCTTCATCGGCAGCCAAGAGGATGTCTACCAAGGCATGATTATCGGCGAGCACAACCGCGAGAATGATCTTGAGGTGAACCCGCTCAAGGGCAAGAAATTGACGAACGTGCGCGCCAGCGGAACCGATGAAGCGGTGCGCTTGACCACGCCAATCAAAATGTCTCTGGAAGAGGCCATCGCCTATATCGACAATGACGAGCTGGTAGAAGTCACGCCAAATGCCATTCGTTTGCGTAAGATCCACCTTGATCCACATGAGCGCAAACGCGCCTCACGCAGCGCATAAACAGCAAAAAGGGATGCAGAGTTTCATCTGCATCCCTTTTTATTCTTAAGCCTATACCCGGTTCAATCCGCGATCAGTCGATGGTTTCCACAATCATCAATGAGCGCTGAAACCCGCCCTCTCCCAATTTAATTGCCGCTTGATAACCCTCGGAGTGGTAGCAATCATGCGCGGCCTGTAGGCTGGGGAACTGCGCCACGACATTGCGCGTATGATCCGGGCCTTCCAATTGCTCATAGGCACCACCGCGGGCCAAAAACACTCCGCCGTATGAGGCAATGACGGGCGTGGCGGCGCTGGCGTAGGCGGCAAGTTTTTCCGCGTCCAAAACGTTGACATGGGCAATCCAGAGAGCTTTTGGCATCTTTTCTTACTCCTCTAAGAGTGTTTTGACGGCTAAAATTGCGGCGTCTGAGTCTTGGGTCGATTTTGCGCCGCCCTGGGCCATATCAGCCCGGCCGCCGCCTCCCTTGCCGCCAAGGGTTGCAACAACAGTTTTAACGATATCCACCGCAGAGATGTGCTCGGTCAAATCACCCGTGACGCCCGCGGCCACCGCGGCCTTGCCATCCGTATCCGCGATCAGCAAGACCACACCGGAGCCCATCTTTGCTTTATGCGCATCCACCAAAGCAGGCAAATCGCGGCCCGTTACCCCTTGCAAAACCTGTGCAAGGAAGGCCTTTCCACCGATGGAAATCGGATCTGCGGCTGCGGCCTCTGTGCCACCAGACAATGCAAGCTCGCGGCGCAGGTTGGCCACTTCGTTCTGCAAAGCTTTGCGCTCCTCGAGAAGCTGTTGCGCGCGGTCGGCGATCTCTGTCGGCTGGACTTTCAAAACATTCGCAGCCGCGGCCATTGCAGCCATTTGTTGTTGAATGTGATGTTCTGCGCCCACTCCGGTCAGCGCCTCAATGCGCCGCACCCCGGCCGAGGAGGCCCCATCGCTCAGCAAGACGAATCCGCCGATATCTCCAGTTTGGCGCACATGGGTGCCGCCGCAAAGCTCCAAGCTGTAGGTGTCTTGCCCCGATCCTTTGCCAGAGCCGGGCAAATGCCCCATAGAAACCACCCGAACCTCATCGCCATATTTTTCGCCAAAGAGCGCTTGGGCCCCCAGGGCGCGCGCATCGTCAGGTGTCATAATACGAGTCTCAACCGTGCTGTTTTGCCGGATGAAGGCGTTTACTTCGCTTTGCACCTGTTGCAACTGCGCGGCCGTAAGCGCTTGCCCATGGCTGAAGTCAAACCGCAGGCGGTCATCTGCGTTCAGTGACCCGCGTTGCGCCACATGATCACCCAGTGCCCGGCGCAGAGCTTCATGCAACAGATGGGTTGCGGAATGATTTGCACGAATACGCGCACGGCGTTCCGACGCGACTATGAGCTCAGCGGCCTGCCCCATTCCAACAAAGCCTTTCGTGACTTTGGCCATGTGAATGAACAGATCCGCAGTTTTGCGGCAATCGGTGACCTCAAGAATGCCACTCTCTGTCACAATCTCTCCACGGTCACCGATTTGACCGCCGCTTTCCGCATAGAAAGGCGTTTGGTTGAGTACAATTTGCACAACAGCGCCCGCGTCAGCACGGTCCACTTGCCCGCCATCCTGCACGAGCGCCACGATCTGACCTTCAGCTTGTTCGGTGTCATAGCCCAGAAAATCTGTCGCGCCATGGTTGTCCAGCACGTCAAACCAAATCGTATCATCGGCCATTTCACCCGAGCCTGCCCAAGCAGCACGGGCTTTGGCTTTTTGAGCGGCCATCGCGATGTCAAAGCCATCCGTATCGACCGAGAGGCCTTTCTCACGCAGAGCATCTTGCGTCAGGTCAAGTGGGAAGCCGAAAGTGTCATAGAGCTTAAAGGCGGTGGCGCCAGGCAAGGCGCCGCCCTGCGGCAGATCGCCAACCTCATCTTCCAACAGGCGCAAACCCCGGTCCAAAGTGGTGCGGAAACGGGTTTCTTCCTGCAACAAAGTTTCTTCAATCATCGATTGGGCCTGAACCAATTCAGGATAGGCCGCCCCCATTTGCTGCACCAAAGCAGGCACCAAACGATGCATCAAAGGATCCGCCGCGCCGATCAAATGCGCATGACGCATTGCACGGCGCATGATCCGCCGCAGCACATAGCCACGCCCATCCTTGGAGGGTAAAACCCCGTCGGCAATCAGAAAGGATGTTGAGCGCAGGTGATCTGCAATCACCCGGTGGTGGGTCTTATGCGGGCCGTCCGGATCCGAAGAGGTCGCCTGCGCTGAGGCCTCAATCAGATTGCGCACCAAATCCGTGGCGTAATTGTCATTCGTGCCTTGCAACAATGCCGCAACCCGCTCAATGCCCATGCCGGTGTCGATGGACTGTGCGGCCAAGGCTTTGCGCGTGCCGTCTTCAAACTGCTCATATTGCATAAAGACCAGGTTCCAGATTTCGACAAATCGGTCACCATCTTCATCCGGGCTGCCGGGAGGGCCGCCCCAGATGTGATCCCCGTGATCGTAGAAAATCTCTGAGCTGGGGCCACAAGGACCGGTCGGCCCCATCATCCAAAAATTATCATCCGTGGCGATGCGGATGATTTTATCATCACTAAATCCGCCAATTTTCTTCCAAAGGGCCACGGCCTCATCATCATCATGATAGACGGTGACAACCAGTTTTTCCTTGGGAATACATAGCTCTTTTGTGATGACCTCCCAAGCAAAGAGAATGGCCTCTTCCTTGAAATAATCCCCAAAGCTGAAATTGCCCATCATCTCAAAGAAGGTGTGATGGCGGGCGGTGTAGCCCACATTGTCCAGATCATTATGTTTGCCGCCGGCGCGCACGCATTTTTGTGCGGTGGTGGCCCGCGTGTAATCGCGCGTTTCAACGCCCGTGAAAAGGTTTTTGAATTGCACCATACCTGAGTTGGCAAACATCAGTGTGGGATCATTGCGCGGCACCAAGGGGCTAGATGGCAAAACACGATGACCCTGGCGGTCAAAATAGTTCAAAAACGTGGAGCGGATATCATTGAGCGTGGGCATTTCTTCGCAAAAACCTTGTAAATTGGGGTTGCCCGAAGACTTACCTTTCCTTTCCACAAGTGTCCACGGCAAAGCAAAACACCCCGGAGCTTCCTGCGCCGGGGTGTTTTATCTAACTTTGTCTATTAACTGAGGGCGCGGGCCACCCTAGAGGTCGATCACATTGTCCTCATCTTTTGAGCTTGGCCCCTCTACATCGGTAGGCCGTTCAAACTTCAACCCGTGAGATTCACGGATTTTAGCTTCAATATCATAGGCCATAGCTTTGTTTTCACTCAAGAAAACTTTTGCATTCTCACGGCCTTGGCCGATACGCTCATCACCATAGCTATACCAGCTGCCGGATTTCTCGACAAAGCCGCCTTTGACACCAAGATCAATCAGCTCGCCCATTTTGGAGATGCCCTCACCATACATGATGTCAAATTCAACCTGTTTAAAGGGCGGGGCGACTTTGTTTTTCACGACTTTGACGCGGGTGGCATTGCCCACGACCTCGTCGCGATCCTTCAAAGCACCAATCCGGCGAATATCCAATCGCACCGATGAGTAGAACTTCAAGGCATTGCCGCCGGTTGTGGTTTCCGGGCTGCCAAACATAACGCCAATCTTCATCCGAATTTGGTTGATAAAAATAACCATACAGTTTGATTTGCTGATGCTGCCGGTCAGTTTGCGCATGGCTTGGCTCATCAACCGGGCCTGTGCGCCGACCTGTGCATCGCCCATATCGCCTTCCAACTCCGATTTCGGGGTCAAAGCAGCGACAGAATCAACCACCACCATGGAAACCGCGCCTGAGCGTACCAAAGTGTCTGTGATTTCCAATGCCTGCTCGCCTGTGTCAGGCTGCGAGATCAGCAGCTCTTCCAGATTTACGCCAAGTTTACGCGCATAGAGTGGATCAAGCGCGTGTTCTGCATCGACAAATGCGCAGACGCCGCCCTTTTTCTGTTCTTCCGCCACGCAATGCAGGGTCAAAGTTGTTTTGCCCGAGGACTCTGGGCCGTAGATCTCAATGATCCGCCCCTTGGGCAGACCGCCGATGCCAAGAGCAATATCTAGGCCGATGGAGCCGGTGGAGGTCGACTCAATCCCGGGGATGACTGCGCCCTCGCCCAATGTCATGATTGAACCTTTGCCGAACTGACGTTCGATTTGTGCCAAAGCGCTGTCTAGCGCCTTTTGACGGTCGCCTGTTTTTGGTGCCATTGTGAGTAAATCTGCCGTTGCCATTGTTTCACGCTCCTTATTCCACACCCGAGACGGGGGGACAATGATGTAATGTTCGCTTCTTGTTCTTTTTATCGGACCAAAAGGAGAACAAATCAAGATTTTTCTACAAATTTATCTTTTATTCTTAGCAATAATCTTTAATAATTGGTGAAACACATATGAATTTAAAAGATTAATGCTGATATTTTCGCGCTATAACCTTGTTCTCCTGGCCGTGCCTAAAACGGGATCAACGGCTTTAGAAGTGGCTTTGGGACAAGAGGCCGATGGTAGATTCGGCAATCCGCCAGAAATGAAGCATTTACCGCTCTACCGGTATAATCGCTTCGTGCGACCTTTGTTGCAGCTCACCACTGGGCAGGATCCAGAAACCTTTGCGCTGATCCGTGAGCCGATTAGCTGGCTGCGCAGTTGGTATCGGTATAGGGCCCGCAATTCTATGGCCCTATTGCCCACCTCGACCTGTCATATCAGTTTTGACCAATTTGTGCGTGAGGCGATGTCAGACGATCCCCCGCCCTTTGCCCAAGTCGGTTGCCAAACGCGTTTTTTGTCACCTGGAGGCAGCGGCGGGCCGATCACGCATCTGTTTCAATATGAGCAAATGGATTTGGCCTGCAAATTCCTCGAGAACCGTTTGGAATTGGAACTGGATCTGCCGTGGCTCAATCAAGCGGCCATCGGCCCGGCACCGTTGGACCCAGACTTGGAGGCACAATACCGGAAGATCCATGCGGGCGAATTTCAACTCTGGCAAGACGCTTCTATCTAGCGCTCGCCCTATGATGCTGGCACCACGACATCCAGAACGGCTTGGGTCAGATCGTTAAGTGAAAAAGGTTTCGGCAAGAACACGGAGCCCTCAATTTCAGATTGTTGTTTGTCAAACGCATCCTCAGCATATCCCGAGACAAAGACGACACGCGTCCCGGGCCGGCCCATGAGCGCAAGCCGCACCCAGGTTGGGCCATCCAGCCCCGGCATCACCACATCGGTCACGAATACATCGATTTTCAATGACTTATCTTCGAGAATTTTCAACGCGGCTTCGGCGCAATCGGCTTCATAAACGGTGAGACCCTTGATCCGCAGCGCCCGCGAAGCAAAGGCGCGCACGGGTGCCTCATCCTCCACCAGAAGCACAACTTGTTCGCCTTGTGTTGGCTGTGACACGACCTCTGCTATCAATTTTTGTTCCTTCTGTTTGGCGCGCCGATCAACTGCCGGGATCAGCACATCAAAAACCGTGCCCTTGCCGATCTCGCTTTCTGCAAAGATAAACCCATTGGACTGTTTAACAATTCCATAGACCGTCGATAGCCCCAAACCGGTCCCCTCGCCCGTGCGTTTCGTGGTGAAAAACGGTTCAAATATTTTCTGGCGGTGTTCGGGGGGTATGCCCGAGCCAAAATCTTCCACTTGAATCTTCACATACTCTCCCGCTGGGATCACCGCACTGTCGCGCTCTTGCGCCTTGTCAAAGGTTTCAGATTGCGTGCGGATGACAACATCGCCCCCCTCGACCATTGCATCGCGCGCATTCACCACAAGGTTCATTAACACCTGTTCCAATTGCCGCTTGTCCGCCCGCACCATGGGAAGTTTCGTGCCATGGTACAGCAAGAGATTTACTTTCTCGCCCACCAAACGATCCAACAAATGCGCCAAGTCAGAGATAATTTCACGAATATTGAGCAGTTTCACCTGTAGGTTCTGCTTGCGTGAGAAAGCCAGCAATTGCCCAATCAACGCTGCGGCCCGATTGGCATTCTGATGGATTTGCATCAGATCACTGAAATCAGGATCATTTTTATCATGGCGCAATAGAAGTAGATCACAGTGACCGGAAATCGCAGTTAACAAATTGTTGAAGTCATGCGCCACACCTCCGGCAAGCTGGCCAATTGCTTGCATCTTCTGGCTTTGCACAAATTGCCGCTCAAGAGACTTTAAAGCCGTGACGTCGGAAAACGCCGCGATTAAGACATGCTCTTGCCCATCAAACACCCGGCTTAATGCGGCCTGAAACACTGTCCCCGATTTGGTGCCTGGGATTTGTAAAACAATGGATTTATTCCAAATTTTTCCCTCAGATACGTCTGAAATCCATCCCAGGAGCGATTGCTGATTGCTAATAAAAACTTCGGTGATGTCATGGCCAATATTGATTTTCTTGCCAAACAAACTGCGCGCCGCGGCATTTACGCTTTTGATACCCCTTTGGTTGAGAGTTTTATCAAAGGGACAGAGAGATGCTCAAACAGGTCCCAATAACTTTGGGTCGAGACCTGCTGTTCATCGGTTACAGGAAAGAAATACAACTCTTCCGTTTCATCACTGGGCCAATGATCCAACACATGAAAATTGCGCTCGCCGTCCAAGGTTTTGAGTTGTTGCACTTGATTGCGCAGCACGCGGTTGCCATTGGCCAAAACATCAATCCAACGGGGCGTTTCACCGAACAGGGCTCGGAAAGCCGCATTGACATCTGTGACAATGCGATCTCCGTTCATTCGGGCCATTGCAACAGAGGGTTGTGCAATGCCCTCGCGCGCCCCCCGTGGAACAATGGGTTTGAAACTCCAAACCAATTGCCCGGCAGATCGGCACAGATCAAGCGTAAGGCCCTGACCGCCGATGGTCACACAATCTTGTGCCCAACCTTTCGTGACAGCCCGGCGCATCAAACTTTCCAGTTTTGGCGCGAGATCCCCATAAGCTTTTGGCAACACGCGATCGATGGAACCGGGCTCAATGGAAAACCCTTGCTCTTTTGCCGCGCGGTTCACCTGTGTCACCCCGCCGTCCAGCCCGCTGATCACCACGCCATAGTCACAATTTTCATAGGTTTGCGCCAATATTGCTGAGCGCCGCAAATCTGCAAGACAGCGCACCACCCAAAAACAAGCCAAGCCAGCCGCGCATATCACGATCGAGAGTGCGAGAACCAAAAGCCAATGCCCTGTGCGCAGAAACCCAGTTAAAACAATTAAAAAAGCAACGGAAACACAGAAACTAACAAGGGCGAAAGAATGGTGCCAGGCGTCAAATATTCGTAAAATATTTTTCATTTAAATCGTGCGCTTGTTGATAAAAATTCCAATGCGACACATACAAAAAATTGGTTAATTGATTATTAATTACCACAGCAAAGCCCGCGCTCAAATACCTTTCTTAAAGATAACCAAATAGAGCCCATCCTGCGTTGCACTGGGTAAATATTGCTCTGTGCTGCAAAAGGTTAAATCCGGGAAATTTTCGCTGACAAACTGCCGCTGCCCTTGATTTTCGGCCTCAAAAATCGAGCAAGTGATCAAAGCGAGACATCCATTTGGCGCCAAATATGTTATGGATTTGGCAATGATATCCCGTTGAAGCCGCACAAATGCCTCCAGGTCCTTTGGTGTAAGGCTCCATTTACCTTCCGGAGATCGGCGCCACGCCCCGCTGCCCGAACAGGGTAAATCACACACCACAGTCTCAAATTTTGCCGATTTTGCCAAATCTTGCGGCGCTATGACCTCAATGTCATGCCCACCACGCGCCGCCCGCGGTGCTATTTCTGCCATACGCGCGGTTGAAATATCATGAGCAAAGATCTTCGAGCCGCTGCGCGCTGCCAGGGCCAAGGACTTGCCACCGCCCCCGGCACAGTAATCCAAAACCCGTCCATTGAGTGCAATAGCATCCGCCACGGCCTGAGACGCCGCGTCCTGCAGCTCAAACCAACCCTGTTCAAAACAAGGTTGAAGCACGGCGCGGCGCGGATTGCTTACGATGGTCAGCGCCGTATCAGAGGCCAAATTGGGGGTTGTTTCAATCTCGGCCTTGGCCAATTCCGCCTGGAGCTGGGCCCGCGTCGTCTTTTGTAAGTTTACCCTCAGCGTAATTGGTGCGCGATGTCGCAGGACCGCGCCAATCTTTGCAGTTTGCTCGGCTCCATATTGCTGGGTTAACAGGTCGATCACCCAATCTTGCAGATCCAAACGATCGCGGTCTGAGGGAGCCGGCGTGACATCGTCAGCACACAATGCCGCTGGCGCATGCGCTATTCCGGTAAAAAATTCATTTGGATCTTCGCCATGGGCGCGCAGCGTCCCAATGGCCCAGGCCCGCGCAGATTGCGGCGCCGGCCAGGCGCCAGCTGATCGGCGGCAGCGCAGCGCTTGAAAGACCAAATCGCGCAATGCAGCCCGATCTTTTGACCCTGCGAAACGATTGCCCCGCGCCCAATTGGTCAGAGCCTTTTCTGCCGGCACCCCAGATAGAATAGCCTCTAGTATATCAATCTGTGCCGCAACGCGGGCGCCGGGTGTCATCAGCCGACCCGATAGTTCGGACTTTCGCGGGTGATTTGAACGTCATGCACATGACTTTCCTTCAATCCTGCGCCGGTGATTTTCACAAAGCTACAATTTTTGCGCATCTGATCCACGCTCGCGCATCCCGTATACCCCATGGCCGCGCGCAGACCGCCAACCAATTGGTGCAATACCGTTCCTGCCGCGCCCTTATAGGGCACTTGCCCTTCAATTCCCTCGGGAACCAACTTATCGCTGGCGGCA
This window encodes:
- a CDS encoding RsmB/NOP family class I SAM-dependent RNA methyltransferase yields the protein MTPGARVAAQIDILEAILSGVPAEKALTNWARGNRFAGSKDRAALRDLVFQALRCRRSAGAWPAPQSARAWAIGTLRAHGEDPNEFFTGIAHAPAALCADDVTPAPSDRDRLDLQDWVIDLLTQQYGAEQTAKIGAVLRHRAPITLRVNLQKTTRAQLQAELAKAEIETTPNLASDTALTIVSNPRRAVLQPCFEQGWFELQDAASQAVADAIALNGRVLDYCAGGGGKSLALAARSGSKIFAHDISTARMAEIAPRAARGGHDIEVIAPQDLAKSAKFETVVCDLPCSGSGAWRRSPEGKWSLTPKDLEAFVRLQRDIIAKSITYLAPNGCLALITCSIFEAENQGQRQFVSENFPDLTFCSTEQYLPSATQDGLYLVIFKKGI